GAAAATGATCTCGTTGCCGTCCCTCACACGGCCTTCGAAAACGATGCGAGCTTGGTTCAGCGAACCGGACCCGCTGTTGTCGAAGAACCATATGTCGTAGTCCTCGCCCTCGTTCCTCAGAAAGCCGGAGCCTTCGATCACCGAGTCGATGCTGTGTTTCTTGATGTCCATCCGGAACAGCTTGCCGCCGTGCTCGGAACGGAGCTTGTCGAAGATAGTGGCGCGGTCCGGTACCGGGAAGCCGGTGAGGTGGGTGACCAGACCGGCCCAGGTGTCGTCCGCTGAAGCGCCGCCACCGTCGAACTTGTCGACGTTGGCGACGGAATTGGGATCGTATCGATCGGCCACCTGGGCGCCTTCCTAGTCTGTCGTCGGTTCCGGCGCATCGGTACCCCAGTGAGATGCAGCCGGGTGTTCTTGTCCACGGTGGGCCGAGTCCGCCCGACATCCGTCGGTGCGATGACTCAGCTCGCGCCGCCCGTTTCTTCCGCTTCTTCGGTGCCCCCCGAGGTGAGGGCGTCGACATCCTCGAAATTCATGAGCAGGGTCTGCGCGTCGATCTTGCTCAGGTTCTCGTCCTTGATCTTGATCGCCCCATCGATGGTCTCGGTCAGGGCCGCCTTCACCTCTTTGAAGAGGGACATCTGATCGGAGAGCAACTTGTCGAGGGCGGTGGCCGAGGTCCGCACACCCTCCAGCAGCGTCGGCCCGGAGACGAGTGGTTCGGAGGCCATACGACCGAGACGCAGAAGCTGAGTGTCCTGCCC
Above is a window of Streptomyces sp. SAI-135 DNA encoding:
- a CDS encoding type VII secretion system-associated protein, whose protein sequence is MAGDKADVKHFNIKQMENFRDNEVEPVLAAARKHREDGDGASIRPLIDLIDGQTTPDNLGQDTQLLRLGRMASEPLVSGPTLLEGVRTSATALDKLLSDQMSLFKEVKAALTETIDGAIKIKDENLSKIDAQTLLMNFEDVDALTSGGTEEAEETGGAS